ATTGGAAAAATGTTTGCAATTTTTCAAACAAATGTTCCGGAAATCAGAAAATGTTCATGTACTATTTTTTAATGAAATTGAACAAAATCTTGCCAACtgaaaatatgttcatgattgAAAAATATCCTTAAAATTCAAAAACTGTTCATGACTTCAATAGTTTATTGATTCATAAAATGTTCATACATTCAAAAAATTATCATGCGTTTAAAAAATGTTCGTTAAatcaaaaaaatgttcgtgaatttcAAAACTTGTTCACCAGTATCCAAAAAAGATATTCGTTGATTCTAGAAATGTTCGCCTATTCAAGAAAAATGTTTTAAAACATGTTCATaattttataaaaatgcaaataGTATGTTCATGAATTCAATTTTTTCAAGATTTTAGAATATATTCAAAAAGCTGTAAAAGTGTTCacgaatttaaaaaatgttcatgatttcagaTATGTTTATGAGTTTAAAAAGATGTTcatgatttttaaaaattgttcacaatTTCATAAAAATGAGAGTGTTAGTGTATCTCGGTGATGCAGCAAAATGTGGTCATGACCATTGAAGATTATGATTCTTTTTGTCCCATTGCAACACATGGACCATTTCACTATAGCATCTAAAAGGCTAAAACTTCAAATACTAATACGGATTGGAACTGAGCctatctttacctaataataaagcaaatAGGTATTCTTGGTCCGTCGTGACATTTTGCAAAAAAGTACGTCACTATTTTAAAAATTAACCGCAATACATATTTCCTGGTGCGTGGGCTGCGCattgtttcttttttgttttgtttATCCCTTGCATGGGCCACTAGGCCTGCTATGTTCTACGGTTTGTGCCCTTTTTTAGAGAGAACGTCGGCATTTATTGATCAAGCAACAAAGTTACAAAGAGTCTACCGGATACAATCCGGAGCATAATGAAAAATACAAAGGCTAGAAGAGCCGAAACTTGATCTAGCTAATACATGAGCTAAAACATTACAATGCCGACGAACGTGGAGAAAGGCCACAGATGAGAGGCCAGTAGCCAAAGACTTGACATCCGCAAGGACAGAGCCAACCACCGAGTGATCCTTAGACGAAGACGTCAACCGCTGCACCACCGAGAGGCAATTAGACTTGAAAAGGACACTGGTAAACCCTCCTCCCGGGCTAAGCGGACAGCGCGCCGAAGAGCCATTGCTTCAGCCAACTCCGGCGAACGCACGCCCCTTAAAGGTTCAGAGCACGCATCCACACAATTCCCCTCGTGGTTGAGAATCACCACTCCAATACTGGACATGCCCAGCCCCTCACAAACAGCGGCGTCAGAGAACGCAACCATTGTACCATGCGGCGGCGGAGACCAAAGACGGGCAGAGGAAGAGGTCTCACACCTGGTAGCATGTACAGGTTTGAACAAATGCTGGAAGATGAGGTCGATATATGCCTTGGTTCTGGCCGCCGTACTCCTAGGAGGAGGAGCAAACGGTTCGTTTCTTGCAGTATTGCGAGCTTCCCAAATGTGCCAGATGGAAACCGTAAGAACGGTCGCATCCTGGTCTGAGCAAGAAGATAGGAAGTCAAACAGCCATTGCTTGGGAGTGGAGAAAGACGATCTGCGGAGGTGGACGTTGAAGGATTCCTTTATCTCATCCCACACAGCCCGAGCATGGGGGCAAAACAGCAGCGCGTGCTCGACACTTTCCAGCCGACCACAGAAGAAGCAATCGGCTCTCGTTGGAACTTGGCGCCTCCGGAGCTGGTTGCCTGATGGGAGACAATCATGCATGAAGCGCCAAAGGACAATCTTCATTTTATTGGATGCCTTGATTTGCCAAAGAGCTTTCCATAATTTCTCATCCTCAAACAAACGTGAGCTATCACCCGACCCACAGTTACTTCTGCTCGAGAGAAAAAGGCCGGTTCTTGCCAAATTATATGCAGACTTGACAGTGTATTCACCAAATCTCGTGAACTACCAACGAGCAAAGTCAGAGCCGCCATTTCTGTTAATAGGAACTGGAAGGATATCATCTGCCACTCTATCCGGAAAGAAGGCTCGAACAGACTCTTCATCCCACGTCCCCCTCTCCTCATCAATTAGACAATGCACTGTTGCGGACGGTGGGATCGGCGAAAGAGGTTGAACCAAGGCTGGAGGTCAACATGGCACCCGCAGGGTATGGGTATGGGTAATGCGTGCCCAAACCCGCACCCGTCTCAATATTTTTCGCCCAAACCCGTACCCATACCCGCACCCCGGGTTTCAAATTGTTCCCATACCCGTACCCGGCCGGGTAAGGGTAATACCCACGGGTAAAAATACCCGTCTCGGCATATATATTTTAGCATGTTCAATGTTGACTAAACAATCACCAAGACATTCAAATAATCTATTCATACATCATACACATTCGTCACTAGACCAATCATCAACACATTCATGCATCGTAGAGATTCAGAAAAAGTGTTAAATGCGGAGTGCAAAATTATTCACCAACTTGGACGCTTCTCATGCTTCGCCCTTTTCATTGGCAGAGCACATGCGTTTCTCATAGGAGTAGCCGGACGTTGCATAGGGCAGCCGCGGCCACGACCATTCCCCTCCTTGTAGTCGCCGCGATACCTAGGCATTTTCCCTTTTGAAGGTGGCTGGAGACGCAAGGGAGACGACAACAAATCTGCTTCACAAGCTGTACTTTGGGCCTGGTAACTTAGTTTTTTTCTCAATCTAGTCAATGACACATGGGACCTACTTGACATCATGTAGTAGTATGCGGGTTTGCGGGTTCGCGAGTATGGGTATTGCCTTCTCGTACCCGTACCCGCCTTACCTAATGGGTACATTTTTCCAATTTAGAAACCCATGGTTATTTTTATTTCCCATACCCTTACCCTAATAGGGTTTTTACCCGCCGGGTTTGCGGGTAGCGGGTACCCATTGCCATGTTGAGCTGGAGGTGTAGACGGGATCTACTGATCCGAGAGGATGCTCATTTGTCTACCATCACCAATCCCCCACTGAACCCCACGTTTCAACAGATCGCGGCCATGGATAATACCCCTCCAGGTGGCAGAAGCAGTTCGTGGCACCACGGCATTCCAGAAGTTGCTGTTAGGAAAATATCTACACTTCAAAACATGAGCACACAGAGAATCATGCTCAGTTAGTAACCTCCATCCTTGTTTGCCCAAGAGCGCTTGATTGAACAAGGCCATGTCGAGGAAGCCCATGCCACCTAAAGACTTCGGGGTCGACAGCCATGCCCAAGATCTCCAATGCATCTTTTTCTTTCCATCCTCCCTGCCCCACCATTGATCAGACACAATCTGTCTAAACTTTTCGCAAGTAGCGACAGCAAGACGAAAGCAGCTCGAAACAAAGGTCGGAATGGCCTGAGTGATGGACTTGAGCAAGGTTTCATTTCCAGCTCTAGAAATCGGCCGGTCAGACCATCCATGGACATTTTGCCATGCTCTGTCGGTCAAGAACTTGAAAGTACTTGTTGGAGAGTTGCCAACCTTTGTTGGCATACCAAGATATGAGTCATGAAAGGTCTCATTATGGATTCCCAGCCGGTTCTTCACCCTGTCTTTAACGCTGTCCGGACAGTTCCGACCAAAGAAGATAGAAGActtctccttgttgattgcttgaccCGATCCTTCACAGTACATGTGCAACACAGATTCCAACGAATCCACACTACGCTGATCGCTCTTAGCAAAGAAGATGCTATCGTCCGCAAATAGGAGGTGTGAGATAGGAGGGCCTTGTCGGCCATTTTTTTATCCCATGTAGCTCGCCACAACACTCCTTCTGGAATAGCAGACTAGACAAACCCTCGGTGCACAAGTGAAACGGTTTGTGCCCTTGACTCCACATGTCAACAAAAAGAGAAAGACCCGATAATTGAGGACATGAACGCCCCAATAAAAGAAGGTTGGCTCTAATTTTAAAAAATGGATTTCAATTGCCGAAAATAAAGGAGCCTCCATTGAATGGAATTGTGGGCTGTCATGGCGCTAATTGATTCCCTAATAATTATCGTAGGCTTTGATTAAGCAGGATTTTAGGAAACAAAAAATCAAATGCCTAAAATAAAGGAGGGATATGCATGCCTCCAATAAATGGAATTCCGAGTTGTCTTGCCCGCTAATTGACTCCTAATTAAAATGGGATTAATAAAGGAGAAGATGTTGCACACCATATACATATTAAAGGtaaagtaaaaaaataaaaaaggcaTACAAACATATCCACACCCGGTTTTTCTAAACAAATACATACAAATTTATTTAGATGTGGATATAAATAGATAGGGTTAATTTGGATGCTGACATACTATATATAGACGGGGTTAATTTCGACAATAAATAAATTAGTGTTGGGATAGACCAACAGAAAAATTGTGGATGTCAAGTTATGTGAAAAAAGCATTTTTTGTTCTTAGTAACCATATGGATAATTAGAATTTttttgtgctaaattttaacatttcagggtttgtaggagtacatGGCTTTCTTAGTTATTGTATCAACTTCTCATGGAATGATGTGAAGTCTTGTAGATGTTTACAATGTGGGCAAAAAATAGGATAAAAACATCAAAATTTGTGTATTTCTTTGACCAACTTCAGGATAATGTTTTCCTCAATTCATTAGATACGCTCGAAACTAAAATATCACAAATGCAAATTTTGTAATAATTTCTTTAGGTTCAGAATTTGCAAATTTCTCTAACTTTGTTAATGACCTATGCAAACCCTTTTTCTAGATTATTTCAAAATTGCACAAAGTAATATCAATGAGATATTTCTCGATAATTTAGTAATTGTTATTTCTAAGTCAATGAACAACATGAAAAATAATTCTATAAAAAAAATTCATTATTTTTTGAATGTAGCACCCACGGTCCTGTGAACATTCATGCCCGAGAATTCTGAAAATTTTAAATTCATCTCAATTTTATAATGTTAATTAATAAACTTGCAGTCGAAAGAAATGTGCCATTTTATTGAATGGTAATGAACTTTGTATCATTTCATTCTTCAATCAATTCTATGTGTCTTCAATGATTATTCAAATTTGGACAAACCGGTTAACGTTGGTGCTCAAGAATTCTGGAAAGTTctgttagagcatctctagcagacccctaTATAGTCGcgacccgcaaaataaccgccaaaataCGGGTCGGCGCGGAAAATTTTGCCCGAGCAGACCCCTCAAACGCGAACGACCCATAAAAGATTTTGCGGGGTGCGGCAAAAGTTCGACCTCAACCTCTAGGTTCATGGGGTGGGAGGCCGACCCGAGCTCGCCCCCTATCCGCAGCGAGATTTGGCGTGAGGGAACTTTCCGCGTGGCCGTTCGCGCTCCCCCCCTCCTCGGCCGCCATAGCCCCGCCACCGCGCGCTCCGGTCCGTCTTCCCCGCCATTCCTCGCCGCCATGGAAGCCTACCAGCCGTCCCCCGTCACCGTGGAGGTCGCACATGCGCAATCCCCCCGGCGGATCTCGTCGCCGGCCATGTCGCCCCCGCCATCGCCCAAGGCCCCAACGCGCATGCTCGTAAGCGGCAGGGCAACGTTGTCGTTCAGGGCGGCAATCCGGCTGGCCCCGCCCGGAACGGCACGCGCATcaggcgccgccgccgcgcgaTCTGCCCGGCCGTCGGCGGAGAAGGTGAGCAAGGTTTCGGGCATGAAGCGGAAGAAGGTTCGAACGAAAAGCCGGCGCCTTCGTCCACTTCCCCGGCCCCGGCGACATGTTCCCCGACGATGCCGTTCAACACAACTGCTTCCACCATAGgcgaggtgttcgatgaaatggcCGGAAGTTATGCATCTTCGATCTTTGTCTTGCTTCGGTTTTCGCCATTGTGGTTATCGTGACTTAATGTCACTCAATGTAGCGGCGGTTCAAACAATGTCACTGCCGAGTTCGTGAACATGTCGGACACCAACGCCGTCGACATCGATCAAGCCCCGTTCGCTGCTTTTGATTACAATGGAATGGAGTGTGGTGTGGATGATCACGGTGGTGAGGAAGACATGGAGGAGGTAGATGAGGGGGCTTTTGAGCAAGCGCAAGCATGAAAAGGCGTGAGATCgaagaactacacgatcttggaaGATCAAATCTTGATCAAGGCTTGGAGTGCGGTGTCCCTTGATTCTTGTATGGGTACGTCTCAAACCTCGAAGAGATATTGGCAAAGAATCGAAGATCAATACTTCCGCATGATGGTCAAGTATCCCAATAGGACACCGCGGACTTTTCGGTCACTTCAAGGTCGTTGGGATGTGATCAAGTCGATTTGTAGCCGTTGGGCAGCTTGCTTGGAACAAGTTCAAAATGCACCTCCAAGTGGAACCGTGGAATCCGACTATGTGAGTTCGTTTTCACGTCCCAAGTTGTGCATTTCATTTGCATCATATGAAGTGATTGCATCATTTGACCTTGTTTTAAATGCGTAGGAGTTGGAACAAGTGCCGGCGATGGATTCGGTGCCGGAGTTGGAACAAGTGCCGGCGGTGGATTCAGGGGCGGCGATGACCTCGATGGAGGTGGTGCGGAGTGAAGAGCGACGGACGTGGTCGTTTGCAAGTCCTTTTGCGTTTGTCCTACAAAACTAGGGATGGCACCCGCCGGGTTTGGGTACGGGTGGAGCCACCCCATACCCTTACCCGTGACCCTAAACCTTACCCATCACCCGTACCCATACCCGTGAACGGGTACAATTTTTCCCCATACCCATCACCCGTCAGGGTAAATGGATACCCGCGGGTAAAATTACACATATTTGCAACACATCAATTTGAGCATTACATAGTCACAAACAACaacttataataataataatttataa
The sequence above is a segment of the Aegilops tauschii subsp. strangulata cultivar AL8/78 chromosome 6, Aet v6.0, whole genome shotgun sequence genome. Coding sequences within it:
- the LOC109756064 gene encoding uncharacterized mitochondrial protein AtMg00310-like; amino-acid sequence: MYCEGSGQAINKEKSSIFFGRNCPDSVKDRVKNRLGIHNETFHDSYLGMPTKVGNSPTSTFKFLTDRAWQNVHGWSDRPISRAGNETLLKSITQAIPTFVSSCFRLAVATCEKFRQIVSDQWWGREDGKKKMHWRSWAWLSTPKSLGGMGFLDMALFNQALLGKQGWRLLTEHDSLCAHVLKCRYFPNSNFWNAVVPRTASATWRGIIHGRDLLKRGVQWGIGDGRQMSILSDQ